Genomic segment of Peribacillus frigoritolerans:
GCCTTATAACTTAAAAGAACAATATGAAATTTATAAAGAGAAGGAGTCGAAGTAAGCCATGGCTCAATTGACGATGATTCAAGCAATTACAGAAGCATTACGCACAGAACTTAAAAATGACGAGAATGTACTCGTTTTTGGGGAAGATGTTGGTCTTAATGGAGGAGTTTTCCGTGCAACGGAAAATCTTCAAAAAGAATTCGGTGAAGATCGTGTATTCGATACACCTCTAGCTGAATCTGGAATCGGTGGATTAGCGGTCGGTCTTTCTTTACAAGGTTTCCGTCCTGTTCCTGAAATTCAATTCTTCGGATTTGTATATGAAGTAATGGATTCCGTAAGCGGTCAGCTTGCTCGTATGCGCTACCGTTCAGGCGGACGTTACAGTGCACCTGTTACAATTCGTTCACCTTTTGGAGGAGGAGTGCATACACCGGAAATGCATGCTGATAGCTTAGAAGGTTTAATGGCTCAGCAACCAGGGTTAAAAGTAGTTATCCCTTCCACTCCTTACGATGCAAAAGGCTTATTGATTTCTGCGATTCGTGATAATGACCCTGTCATTTTCCTTGAGCACATGAAATTGTACCGTTCTTTCCGTCAGGAAGTTCCTGAAGAAGAATATACAATTCCATTAGGAAAAGCGGACGTGAAAAGAGAAGGAACGGATTTATCCATTATTACGTATGGTGCGATGGTGCAGGAATCCATCAAGGCAGCTGAGGAATTGGCTAAGGATGGTCATTCCGTCGAAGTGGTCGACTTACGTACTGTATCTCCATTGGATATCGATACAATCATTGCTTCTGTAGAAAAAACAGGACGCGCTATCGTTGTTCAAGAAGCACAAAAGCAAGCTGGTATAGCAGCAAATGTTGTAGCGGAAATTAACGAACGTGCCATTTTAAGCTTGGATGCTCCAGTACTGCGAGTGGCGGCAGCTGATACGGTATTCCCGTTTTCACAAGCTGAAACAGTATGGCTCCCTAATTATAAAGACATTATTGAAACGGCGACTAAAGTCTTGAAGTTTTAACAATCTTAAGTAATGGAATGAATGTCCTGCTTGGGAAAGTAGTTTTGCATTAACGGTAATGCAAGATAAAGGACTTTATTCAAAGCACTAAGTATGATTTAATATAGGAGGTTGAACTCAGTGGCATTCCAATTTAGACTCCCTGATATCGGAGAAGGTATACACGAAGGTGAAATAGTGAAATGGTTTGTAAAACCAGGAGATAAGATTCAAGAGGATGACGTGCTTTGCGAGGTTCAAAACGATAAGGCCGTTGTTGAAATCCCATCACCGGTGGAAGGTACCGTTGAAGAAATCCTTGTTCAAGAAGGAACGGTTGCCGTTGTTGGCGATGTGCTTGTAACTTTCGATGCTCCAGGTTATGAAAATCTTCAGTTTAAAGGGGATCATGGAGAAGAAGCGAAGGCAGAAGGCGAGAAGAATACGGAGGCCCAGGTTCAAGCAACTGCTGAAGCTGGACAGGAAGTCAAGAAAGAGGCTGCTCCGGTTCAAGAAAATAGCGGAGTAACGGGCGCGGGAGCACAACCACAGGTTGAGGCAGATCCTTCACGACGTATTATCGCCATGCCTTCTGTCAGGAAATATGCACGCGAACAAGGGGTAAACATTCGTGAGATCTCTGGTTCTGGGGATAACGGCCGCATCATGAAAGAAGACATAGATGCTTTCAAAAACGGCAAAACCGCTCCACAGCAACCAGCAGCTCAAAGTGAAGCTTCACAACAAAATGATACGGAAACAACCGAAAAACAAAAAGTTTCAATTCCAGAAGGGCAATATCCTGAAACTCGCGAGAAAATGAGCGGTATGAGAAAAGCGATCGCAAAAGCAATGGTTAAATCCAAGCAGACAGCTCCGCATGTAACATTAATGGATGAAGTCGATGTGACGCTATTGGTTGCTCACCGTAAGAAATTCAAGGAAATTGCTGCAGAAAAAGGAATCAAGCTTACATTCCTACCTTATGTTGTTAAAGCGTTAACAAGTGCATTACGTGAATTCCCTATGCTAAACACATCATTTGATGATGAAGCTAGTGAGATTATCCATAAACACTATTACAATATCGGAATTGCGGCAGACACAGATAAAGGACTGCTCGTTCCAGTTGTAAAAGATGCAGATCGTAAATCAACTTTTGCTATTTCACAAGAAATTAACGAATTAGCGACGAAAGCCCGTGACGGCAAATTGGCTCCTAACGAAATGAAAGGTGCTTCTTGCTCCATTACGAATATCGGTTCCGCAGGCGGTCAATGGTTCACACCTGTAATCAATCATCCAGAAGTTGCCATTCTAGGGATTGGACGCATTGCCGAAAAAGCAATTGTACGCGACGGGGAAATTATCGCCGCTCCAGTTCTGGCATTATCACTGAGCTTTGATCACCGCATGATTGATGGAGCAACAGCTCAACATGCATTGAATCATATCAAAAAGTTATTGAACGACCCAGAATTATTGTTAATGGAGGCGTAAACAATGGTAGTAGGAGATTTTCCAATCGAAACAGATACTTTAGTGATCGGTTCAGGCCCAGGGGGATATGTTGCCGCAATTCGCGCAGCACAGCTTGGACAGAAAGTAACGGTCGTTGAAAAAGGAACAATCGGCGGAGTTTGTTTGAATGTAGGCTGTATCCCATCGAAAGCTTTAATTTCGGCTGGACACCGTTTCCATGAAGCTCAGCATTCAGAAGATATGGGTATCTTTGCAGAAAAAGTTACGGTTGATTTTTCTAAAGTACAAGCTTGGAAAGGTTCTGTTGTCAAAAAATTAACAGGCGGTGTAAGCAGCCTATTAAAAGGCAATAACGTTGATGTTGTAACTGGCGAAGCTTATTTCGTTGATGAAAACAGCATCCGTGTTATGAATGATGACTCAGCCCAAACATATACATTTAAAAACGCAATCATCGCCACTGGCTCATCGCCAATCGAGATTCCGTCATTTAAATATACGAAACGTGTACTTAATTCCACTGGCGCTCTTGCTTTGGAAGAAGTTCCAAGTTCGATCGTAGTAATCGGCGGAGGTTACATCGGAACTGAGCTTGGCGGAGCATTCGCAAGCTTTGGCACTAAAGTGACCATCCTTGAAGGTACGGAAGAAATCCTTTCTGCAGGCTTTGAAAAACAAATGGCAGCACTTGTTAAGCGTAACCTTAAAAACAAAGGTGCTGAAATTGTCACTAAAGCTAATGCTAAAGGCGTGGAAGAAACTGAAACAGGCGTAACAGTTACTTATGAAGTAAAAGGCGAAGAGAAAAAAGTTGAAGCCGATTACGTTTTAGTAACAGTTGGACGTCGTCCAAATACTGCAGAAATCGGCCTGGAACAAGTCGGTATCAAAATGACTGACCGAGGTTTAATCGAAACGGATAAACAATGCCGTACAAGCGTGAAAAACATTTACGCAATCGGTGATATCGTTTCTGGGCCTCAGTTGGCTCATAAAGCTTCTTATGAAGGTAAAATTGCAGCTGAAGCCATTGCAGGACATTCATCTGAAATCGACTATCTTGCTATTCCGGCTGTTGTATTCTCTGAACCGGAACTTGCTTCTGTCGGTTACAATGAAAAAGAAGCGAAGGAAGCTGGAATCGAAGCGCTTGCTTCTAAATTCCCATTCGCTGCAAATGGACGTGCTCTTTCCTTAAATAATACGGACGGATTTGTGAAGCTTATTACTCGCAAAGAAGACGGATTGGTTATTGGAGCACAAATTGCAGGACCAAACGCTTCTGATATGATTGCAGAACTTGGTTTGGCTATCGAAGCAGGAATGACTGCCGAAGATATAGCAATGACAATCCATGCACATCCAACATTAGGGGAAATCACAATGGAAGCTGCTGAAGTTGCCCTTGGAACGCCTATCCACATCATTAAGTAATTGAGTTATATAAAAGCGTACTGCTAATGCAGTACGCTTTTTTTTGGCCGGATTAAAAAAATGAAGGATGACTCCCCATTCATGATTTTCTTCACACTAGTTAAATGAAAAGGACAAAAAGGGCATAAGCTATAAAAAGGACTTCTTACTTTTTTCCTTGAAAGGGTTTGAAAAAGTTAATAGAGGATAAAAAATAAGATGAGCGATGTGCTATAGGAATATTTTTTGCCAATAAAAAGATCATGGCTGATATATTCATATTAAAATGAGGTGGATCACTTGAAAAACTATCTGGTAATCCTCTTTCAACTAATCGTTTGGAGCGGGTATACATTAGTTGAATGGCTGTCTGTTAACGATCGATTCGTTTTCAAAGTATTCATGTTTCTGGTCTTTTCTTATTTAGCCATCTACATTGGTAAGATGATTTTAAAATCCAATAGACGAACCATGCTTGTTACCGTGATAAGTCTATTATGTTACGGGATTTTGCAAATCCTTTTGGAAACGCTGGTACCCGTTTATTGAATTTTTAAGTAAGCCGCAATGACACACAATCAACCACGGAGGAATCATGATTAACAAAGTAGTAGCATTATTTACATTTGTATCATTTTTATTGATGGCTTGTAATGATCCGAGTTCCGGTCAAACTGAAAATGAGAATCAAAAAAGTGTTGAAACGACCACAACGATCCAAGATGAAAGCCATCAAGAGAAAGATTTGAAAAAAGAAACGTCAAAAACAATTGGCGAAAGGAATGTAAAGGCAGAATATCGGGTGAATAAAGAGAATTGGTCATTTAAACCGATTGGGGATGCAAATCCGAAAGTTGTGTTGTTAACATTTGATGATGCACCTGATAAATATTCCCTGGCAATCGCCCAAACCCTGAAGCGACTTAAAGTACCTGCAATATTTTTCGTGAATGGTCACTTTCTTGAAAATGATGAAAATAAAGCGATGCTAAAAGAAATTTATGAAATGGGTTTTTCTATCGGCAATCATACTTATTCCCATGTGAATTTAAAAGAGTTGACCGAAAAGGAACAGGAGCGGGAAATCGTAAAATTGAACAATTTGGTTGAGGGCATTACAGGGGTACGCCCTAAGTACTTCAGGGCGCCATTTGGATCGAATACCGAGCATTCAAAAAAAGTCGCTGAGAAAGAAAAAATGTTGGTCATGAACTGGACATACGGATATGACTGGGAAAAAGAGTATCAGGATAAAAAAGCTTTAACGGAAATCATGTTGAACAGCCCTTATTTAGGAAATGGCGCGAACTTACTGATGCATGACCGGAAATGGACGAGTGAAGCGATAGAGGATATCGTGAAAGGTTTTCAAAAGAAAGGTTATGAGATCCTTGATCCAAAATTAATTGAAACGCCTGCATGAGCCAATTTAGGCAATCTGCAGGTTTTTTATTTCCTTGGATAATAATACATCACCCGTTTATTGAAGAGGTGAAGCTGTGCCCGTAATTTCTTTGCAAGGAACTTGCACAATTCATTTGCTTTTCCCTTATCACCGAAAGTGGCTGTTTCAGGGAGGGTGAATTGGATATAGGATTGAATCCGCTCAGATCCATCTTCATCCTTAACGATCTCTTGGTCGACGCCTATCAATATCATGTGATATCGATCTTCTTTGGATTGGAGGTATATGGCCTTATCTTTCATTCTTGCCGGTTCTTTCATTTCATAAGGAAATGCCTTCTTATCATAGTCCCAATCCAGCTGCTTTCCGGTTTTCGCTGTGATCATTCGATAATAGTTCAGCAATTCTTTCACGTCTTCGATGGTTACAGTTCCTTTCGCGGCCTCAGGAACAAGTTTGATATAGGCATTTTCAGTCATGTGGATCCCCCTTAATAGAATGTAAGAATATATTAACATTTTATGGATGTATTATATACATATCTATATGTAAATGAAAAGGCGAAATTCCTTTTTCACCTTGCTATGCTGAAGCAAGGAGTATGATGCATTGAGTCAAGGGCCCTTCGTTTATAAATAAATTCCCGTGTTTTAAGAAAGGCTGTTTTCGCATACTTTGTTGCTATTTACCAAGTAGTGCGGTGTGGTTGATTTCCCCTCCAGATGCTCGCTTTCCGCGGGGCGGGCGGTGAGCCTCCTCGGCGTAAACGCCTGTGGGGTCTCACCTGTCCCGCTGCTCCCGCAGGAGTCTCGCACTTCCGCTCCAATCAACCTTAAATAGTTTCGTTTTAAAAACAACAATCTTTATGAAAAGAGCCTAAAAAAAAGAATCAGTCTAACGAACGATTGGAATGCAGTTCTTTCAAGATGATCGTTCATAAAGTGGGGAAAAGTATATATGTTATACTTTTTAGCTTGAAATAATAAATGTGTTATATTATAATTCATTTAAAGCGGTTACATTATATCAATAATGCATACAATATAGGGGAAGGGGTTGTAAAAATGGGAACTATCGTATGTCAAACTTGCAATAGCACGATTGAACATTTTGAAGATGAGAAAGTAAGTGTACTATATACACATAATCACAACTGCCAAAGCTGTGATACAGCTGCCTCTGAAAAATAAATCGAAAAAGGATTTCAAGATTAATAGAATTTAAGGGTGTTTCAGGATTGTAACCTGGAGCACCCTTTTTATAGAAGTCAGTGCTTAATATTAAAAGGTACAAAAAAACCAGAGCAGTACTCTGCTCTGGTTTGATGGAATCGATCAATTCTTAATAATGCGTAAATATTTTATTTCTGGGTCCTCAGGGCCTTGAACAGGAAGTCCGGCCTCGATGTTTTTCCGGATGTAATTGATATTATCTTCAGTAATCAATTCACCTGGAATGAAGATCGGGATTCCCGGCGGGTAAACCATGATGAA
This window contains:
- a CDS encoding alpha-ketoacid dehydrogenase subunit beta; amino-acid sequence: MAQLTMIQAITEALRTELKNDENVLVFGEDVGLNGGVFRATENLQKEFGEDRVFDTPLAESGIGGLAVGLSLQGFRPVPEIQFFGFVYEVMDSVSGQLARMRYRSGGRYSAPVTIRSPFGGGVHTPEMHADSLEGLMAQQPGLKVVIPSTPYDAKGLLISAIRDNDPVIFLEHMKLYRSFRQEVPEEEYTIPLGKADVKREGTDLSIITYGAMVQESIKAAEELAKDGHSVEVVDLRTVSPLDIDTIIASVEKTGRAIVVQEAQKQAGIAANVVAEINERAILSLDAPVLRVAAADTVFPFSQAETVWLPNYKDIIETATKVLKF
- the lpdA gene encoding dihydrolipoyl dehydrogenase, coding for MVVGDFPIETDTLVIGSGPGGYVAAIRAAQLGQKVTVVEKGTIGGVCLNVGCIPSKALISAGHRFHEAQHSEDMGIFAEKVTVDFSKVQAWKGSVVKKLTGGVSSLLKGNNVDVVTGEAYFVDENSIRVMNDDSAQTYTFKNAIIATGSSPIEIPSFKYTKRVLNSTGALALEEVPSSIVVIGGGYIGTELGGAFASFGTKVTILEGTEEILSAGFEKQMAALVKRNLKNKGAEIVTKANAKGVEETETGVTVTYEVKGEEKKVEADYVLVTVGRRPNTAEIGLEQVGIKMTDRGLIETDKQCRTSVKNIYAIGDIVSGPQLAHKASYEGKIAAEAIAGHSSEIDYLAIPAVVFSEPELASVGYNEKEAKEAGIEALASKFPFAANGRALSLNNTDGFVKLITRKEDGLVIGAQIAGPNASDMIAELGLAIEAGMTAEDIAMTIHAHPTLGEITMEAAEVALGTPIHIIK
- a CDS encoding DUF1885 family protein yields the protein MTENAYIKLVPEAAKGTVTIEDVKELLNYYRMITAKTGKQLDWDYDKKAFPYEMKEPARMKDKAIYLQSKEDRYHMILIGVDQEIVKDEDGSERIQSYIQFTLPETATFGDKGKANELCKFLAKKLRAQLHLFNKRVMYYYPRK
- a CDS encoding GapA-binding peptide SR1P, which codes for MGTIVCQTCNSTIEHFEDEKVSVLYTHNHNCQSCDTAASEK
- a CDS encoding dihydrolipoamide acetyltransferase family protein — protein: MAFQFRLPDIGEGIHEGEIVKWFVKPGDKIQEDDVLCEVQNDKAVVEIPSPVEGTVEEILVQEGTVAVVGDVLVTFDAPGYENLQFKGDHGEEAKAEGEKNTEAQVQATAEAGQEVKKEAAPVQENSGVTGAGAQPQVEADPSRRIIAMPSVRKYAREQGVNIREISGSGDNGRIMKEDIDAFKNGKTAPQQPAAQSEASQQNDTETTEKQKVSIPEGQYPETREKMSGMRKAIAKAMVKSKQTAPHVTLMDEVDVTLLVAHRKKFKEIAAEKGIKLTFLPYVVKALTSALREFPMLNTSFDDEASEIIHKHYYNIGIAADTDKGLLVPVVKDADRKSTFAISQEINELATKARDGKLAPNEMKGASCSITNIGSAGGQWFTPVINHPEVAILGIGRIAEKAIVRDGEIIAAPVLALSLSFDHRMIDGATAQHALNHIKKLLNDPELLLMEA
- a CDS encoding polysaccharide deacetylase family protein, with amino-acid sequence MINKVVALFTFVSFLLMACNDPSSGQTENENQKSVETTTTIQDESHQEKDLKKETSKTIGERNVKAEYRVNKENWSFKPIGDANPKVVLLTFDDAPDKYSLAIAQTLKRLKVPAIFFVNGHFLENDENKAMLKEIYEMGFSIGNHTYSHVNLKELTEKEQEREIVKLNNLVEGITGVRPKYFRAPFGSNTEHSKKVAEKEKMLVMNWTYGYDWEKEYQDKKALTEIMLNSPYLGNGANLLMHDRKWTSEAIEDIVKGFQKKGYEILDPKLIETPA